One part of the Paenibacillus silvisoli genome encodes these proteins:
- a CDS encoding NAD-dependent epimerase/dehydratase family protein, translated as MKVLIIGGTGTISTAITEQLLQREGIEAWHYNRGSRGTPAGVQTIIGDRRDFAAFEAQMAEAGRFDCVIDMIGFQADEAESAIRAFKGRVGQYIYCSTVDVYTKQAKEYPITEAGEREALPSFPYAYNKVRSENVLLEAHDPSTFPVTIFRPAQTYGGSGTAVPSLAGGTYHMKRLRQGRPIIVHGDGTSLWVACHRDDVARAFVNAIGDARTFGQAYNVTGEEWMTYDRYWRTVASALGAPEPRIVHMPTDLLGRLLPKRAEWCVENFRYNNLFDNAAARRDLDFRYTVRWEQGIRAVIEELDKTGAIEAAGEEPWYDALLEAWSDAEKRLAEQMAGLDR; from the coding sequence ATGAAGGTACTCATTATCGGTGGGACGGGAACGATCAGCACGGCCATTACGGAGCAGCTGCTTCAGCGCGAAGGTATCGAAGCGTGGCACTACAACCGGGGGAGCAGAGGGACGCCGGCGGGCGTCCAAACGATTATCGGGGACCGGCGGGATTTCGCGGCGTTCGAGGCGCAGATGGCGGAGGCGGGGCGGTTCGATTGCGTCATCGACATGATCGGCTTCCAGGCGGATGAAGCGGAGAGCGCGATTCGGGCGTTCAAAGGCCGGGTCGGCCAGTATATCTACTGCAGCACGGTGGACGTGTACACGAAACAGGCGAAGGAGTACCCCATTACCGAAGCCGGCGAGCGGGAGGCGCTGCCTTCTTTTCCTTACGCCTACAATAAGGTGCGCAGCGAAAATGTTTTGCTCGAAGCTCACGATCCGAGCACGTTTCCGGTGACGATTTTTCGGCCGGCGCAGACGTACGGCGGCAGCGGCACGGCGGTTCCGTCCTTGGCCGGCGGCACTTACCATATGAAGCGGCTGCGGCAGGGAAGGCCGATCATCGTCCATGGCGACGGGACTTCGCTATGGGTAGCTTGCCACCGGGACGATGTGGCGCGGGCATTCGTGAACGCGATCGGCGATGCGAGGACGTTCGGGCAAGCATATAACGTGACCGGCGAGGAATGGATGACCTACGACCGCTACTGGCGGACGGTTGCTTCCGCGCTTGGGGCGCCGGAACCGCGGATCGTCCACATGCCTACCGATTTGTTAGGCCGGTTGCTGCCGAAGCGGGCGGAATGGTGCGTTGAAAATTTCCGCTACAACAATTTGTTCGATAACGCCGCCGCGAGGCGCGATCTGGATTTTCGCTATACGGTCCGATGGGAGCAGGGGATTCGCGCCGTCATTGAGGAGCTGGACAAGACGGGGGCGATCGAAGCCGCCGGCGAAGAGCCGTGGTATGATGCGCTGCTGGAAGCCTGGTCGGATGCGGAGAAAAGATTGGCCGAGCAAATGGCGGGCCTGGACAGATAG
- a CDS encoding LysM peptidoglycan-binding domain-containing protein codes for MDKKSTTGTTYGSRTDRIKKNKTTSLILQGTAAGALLICGLLYSIYATGASSEGEKQPADKGGLVAVDGGSAAASKSDKAASDTQSGGVHALQGPPPAKEVRAESSKTAASPKKAAVVAKPAGSGSGGKASSKPASQTTKSYVIQKGDTLSSISMKFYRSKKYVALLAEKNDILFINEMNVGETIKIPALTSAAAGSATEQRQDIDYSKVKLPATYLVRVGDTLFTIAMRFYQSQDYVELIAKHNKLATTADLKAGTDLVIPAIPNATKIIVSKHIIADGETLSSISRKYYGSSKYAASIAKYNRLSDNDVVKSGDVLSIPQTPSV; via the coding sequence TTGGACAAAAAATCGACAACCGGCACCACGTACGGTTCTCGAACCGATCGGATAAAGAAGAACAAAACGACTTCGCTGATTCTGCAGGGAACCGCGGCAGGCGCGCTGCTGATTTGCGGGCTGCTGTACAGCATTTACGCAACCGGGGCCAGCTCGGAGGGTGAGAAGCAGCCAGCGGACAAAGGCGGACTCGTTGCGGTCGACGGCGGTTCGGCTGCTGCGTCGAAATCGGACAAGGCTGCTTCCGATACGCAATCCGGAGGCGTGCATGCGCTTCAGGGACCTCCGCCGGCGAAGGAGGTTCGCGCGGAATCTTCGAAGACGGCAGCTTCGCCGAAGAAGGCGGCTGTTGTTGCGAAGCCGGCGGGTAGCGGCAGCGGAGGTAAAGCATCCTCCAAACCGGCGAGCCAAACGACGAAGAGCTATGTCATCCAGAAAGGGGACACGCTGTCCTCGATCTCGATGAAGTTTTATCGCTCGAAGAAGTATGTCGCTCTCTTGGCCGAGAAGAACGATATTCTGTTCATTAACGAGATGAACGTCGGGGAAACGATCAAAATTCCGGCTTTAACTTCTGCGGCAGCAGGCTCGGCGACGGAACAGCGGCAGGACATCGACTACTCGAAGGTCAAGCTGCCGGCGACCTATCTGGTCCGCGTCGGCGATACGCTGTTTACGATCGCGATGCGATTCTATCAATCGCAGGATTACGTGGAGCTAATTGCAAAGCATAACAAACTGGCCACGACGGCGGATTTGAAGGCGGGCACCGATCTCGTCATCCCGGCCATTCCGAACGCGACGAAGATTATCGTCTCCAAGCATATCATTGCGGATGGCGAGACGCTTTCCAGCATTTCGCGCAAGTATTACGGCTCCAGCAAGTACGCGGCGTCCATCGCCAAGTATAACCGGCTTTCCGACAATGACGTTGTAAAGAGCGGCGATGTGCTCAGCATCCCGCAGACGCCGTCCGTGTAA
- a CDS encoding ankyrin repeat domain-containing protein — translation MDDKMENALIDDVFQAAQSGDAAKLNGILAARPELANEENGPGLTPLGYAAHFGNAAAAQALLDHGAAVNAVSHSKVPYIPSNTALHAAIAGERSLEVIQLLLANGALTTVVDSNGHTALHVAAFHEDSVEIIRLLLEHGADVNAGQASGNTALALAAKQGNSRVAEFLRLHGAV, via the coding sequence ATGGACGATAAAATGGAGAACGCGCTCATCGATGACGTATTTCAAGCGGCTCAAAGCGGGGACGCCGCGAAGCTGAACGGGATTTTGGCGGCTCGGCCGGAGCTTGCGAATGAAGAGAACGGCCCAGGCCTTACGCCGCTTGGGTATGCGGCGCATTTCGGAAATGCCGCCGCTGCGCAGGCGCTGCTCGATCACGGTGCTGCCGTGAATGCCGTATCGCATTCGAAAGTGCCTTACATTCCTTCGAATACGGCGCTGCATGCGGCGATCGCCGGGGAGCGCAGCTTGGAAGTCATTCAGCTGCTGCTGGCAAACGGGGCGCTGACGACGGTGGTTGACAGCAACGGTCATACCGCGCTGCACGTCGCTGCTTTTCATGAGGATAGCGTGGAGATCATCCGCTTACTGCTCGAGCACGGCGCTGATGTCAATGCGGGCCAAGCCAGCGGCAACACCGCCCTCGCGCTGGCGGCGAAGCAAGGGAACTCGCGCGTGGCCGAGTTTCTGAGGCTTCACGGGGCTGTTTAG
- a CDS encoding putative bifunctional diguanylate cyclase/phosphodiesterase codes for MTPDQFHFQMGRMLDDIADSIFVMKAEGRELTYYYVNQAATRMTGISMADAGKSFYERNAFAMADYLYKKYSRVVTERTHIRYEDGVVMPNGMMSGESVLTPIFGENGEVEFVFSVTRDNTARKNYENLLLDYAYHDDLTKLYNRRYLLEKMKGVEALFLFDLDYFKNINDTFGHDIGDAVLVEVATRLNAVFQEKHTLVRLGGDEFIVALASRVPQPEQLAVRIMGVFQAPFAINGQQIKLNSSIGIALKQEHEDISTLLKQADIALYRAKGAGRKGFHVYEASSKYDHVENFIHELALAKAIEQEEFELHYQLVYSPQQEKVVGAEALLRWNRPNAGFVQPGQFIPIAEETGLIVPIGYWVLRKACQDWHQLIGCYGEGTRVAVNMSSVQLSEPDFVERILDIVAEERVPTHAIELELTESTVIRDSQGVRQTLSRLRAAGFSVALDDFGTGYSSLSMLTLLPIDTLKFDRSFIQNMNESVLSAMLVMAGALNLRVIAEGVEDAEQYQMLKAMHCWGIQGYYINQPVGLEGLRPIPV; via the coding sequence ATGACCCCCGACCAGTTTCATTTTCAGATGGGCCGTATGCTGGACGATATTGCGGATAGTATTTTCGTCATGAAAGCGGAGGGGCGCGAGCTGACATACTATTATGTCAATCAAGCGGCTACCCGCATGACCGGGATTTCAATGGCGGATGCGGGCAAAAGCTTCTATGAACGCAACGCGTTTGCGATGGCCGATTATTTATATAAGAAGTATTCAAGGGTGGTAACGGAACGAACCCATATCCGATATGAAGACGGTGTCGTCATGCCGAACGGGATGATGAGCGGGGAATCGGTGCTGACGCCGATTTTTGGAGAGAACGGCGAGGTTGAGTTCGTGTTCAGCGTTACCCGGGACAATACCGCCCGCAAAAACTACGAGAACCTGCTCCTGGACTACGCCTATCACGATGACTTGACCAAGCTGTACAACCGCCGGTATTTGCTGGAGAAAATGAAGGGCGTCGAAGCGTTATTTCTGTTCGATCTGGATTATTTTAAAAATATTAACGATACGTTCGGCCACGATATCGGCGATGCGGTGCTCGTTGAAGTGGCGACCCGGTTGAACGCGGTCTTTCAGGAGAAGCATACGCTCGTGCGGCTTGGAGGCGACGAGTTTATTGTGGCCTTGGCTTCGCGGGTGCCGCAGCCGGAGCAGCTGGCGGTGCGGATTATGGGCGTGTTTCAGGCGCCTTTCGCCATTAATGGCCAGCAGATTAAGCTAAACAGCAGCATTGGCATCGCTTTGAAGCAGGAACACGAGGACATATCGACGCTGCTCAAGCAAGCGGATATTGCCCTCTATCGGGCGAAGGGGGCCGGGCGCAAAGGGTTTCACGTCTATGAAGCGTCCTCCAAATACGATCATGTCGAGAACTTCATCCACGAGCTGGCGCTTGCGAAGGCCATCGAGCAGGAGGAGTTCGAGCTGCACTATCAGCTCGTCTACAGCCCGCAGCAGGAGAAGGTCGTCGGCGCCGAAGCGCTGCTGCGCTGGAATCGGCCGAACGCGGGCTTCGTGCAGCCGGGGCAGTTTATCCCCATCGCCGAGGAAACGGGCCTTATCGTGCCGATCGGCTACTGGGTGCTCCGCAAAGCCTGCCAGGATTGGCATCAGCTGATCGGCTGCTACGGCGAAGGCACCCGCGTGGCGGTCAATATGTCGAGCGTGCAGCTGAGCGAGCCGGATTTTGTGGAGCGGATTCTCGACATCGTGGCGGAGGAGCGGGTGCCTACCCATGCGATCGAGCTGGAGCTGACGGAGAGCACCGTTATCCGCGATTCGCAGGGCGTCCGCCAGACGCTGAGCCGTCTGCGGGCGGCAGGCTTCAGCGTTGCGCTGGACGACTTCGGGACCGGTTACTCGTCGCTGAGCATGCTGACGCTGCTGCCGATCGATACGCTGAAGTTCGACCGGTCGTTCATCCAGAACATGAACGAATCGGTGCTTTCTGCCATGCTCGTAATGGCCGGGGCGTTGAATCTGAGGGTGATAGCCGAGGGCGTAGAAGATGCGGAGCAGTATCAAATGCTGAAGGCCATGCATTGCTGGGGCATTCAGGGGTATTACATCAATCAGCCGGTTGGGCTGGAAGGGCTGCGGCCGATTCCGGTATGA
- a CDS encoding SDR family oxidoreductase has translation MDLGFQHRTVIVTAASKGLGKASALRISEEGANVVICGRNAETIEAAAADIRSATGGEVLAVRADVSSPADIEALIAAAVERFGRIDGLVCNAGGPPGGTFATITDEQWESAFQLNVMSVVRLVRNALPHFPAEGGRIVYVSSTSIKQPIPGLVLSNSLRLGVQGLIKTLASELASRQIFINAAAPGRFSTDRVRSLDEANAATAGIAYEAQRARSESEIGVGRYGDPAEFARYVAFLASPANSYMTGQALMVDGGLVKAL, from the coding sequence ATGGATTTAGGCTTTCAACATCGTACCGTTATCGTAACGGCGGCAAGCAAAGGACTGGGCAAAGCATCCGCCCTGCGCATTTCGGAGGAAGGCGCGAACGTCGTTATCTGCGGCAGAAACGCGGAAACGATTGAAGCGGCCGCGGCCGATATCCGCTCGGCTACCGGCGGAGAAGTGCTCGCGGTGCGTGCGGACGTCTCCTCGCCGGCCGATATCGAGGCGCTGATCGCGGCGGCCGTTGAACGGTTCGGCCGCATCGACGGACTCGTGTGCAATGCCGGCGGGCCTCCGGGCGGGACGTTCGCGACGATTACGGACGAGCAGTGGGAGTCCGCTTTTCAGTTGAACGTCATGAGCGTCGTCCGGCTCGTCCGGAACGCGCTGCCGCATTTTCCGGCCGAGGGCGGCCGGATCGTCTACGTCTCCTCGACCTCGATCAAGCAGCCGATCCCCGGCCTCGTGCTCAGCAACTCGCTGCGGCTCGGCGTGCAGGGACTGATCAAGACGCTTGCGAGCGAGCTGGCGTCGCGCCAAATCTTCATTAACGCCGCGGCGCCCGGCCGGTTCTCGACCGATCGCGTCCGCTCGCTGGACGAGGCCAACGCGGCAACGGCGGGCATCGCCTATGAAGCGCAGCGAGCCCGGTCCGAAAGCGAAATCGGCGTCGGCCGCTACGGCGACCCGGCCGAGTTCGCCCGCTACGTCGCCTTCCTCGCCTCGCCGGC
- a CDS encoding GNAT family N-acetyltransferase yields the protein MLIDIKARLDEEAIQDLLGWAVFPDPDHLAKAVQRYKDDADLKLLGYESEEEIIGLIGYHYASADTIEIDHISVDPAERYKGYGRGMILELLELEKPTVLQAETDEEAADFYRSSRFTVESLGESYPGVERFKCTYFVDDAEDE from the coding sequence ATGTTGATCGATATTAAAGCAAGGCTGGACGAGGAAGCGATTCAGGATCTGCTCGGCTGGGCGGTTTTTCCCGATCCGGACCATTTGGCCAAAGCGGTGCAGCGGTATAAGGACGATGCCGATCTGAAGCTGCTGGGGTATGAATCCGAAGAGGAAATTATCGGCCTCATCGGTTACCACTACGCAAGCGCGGACACGATCGAGATCGACCATATTTCCGTCGATCCGGCCGAAAGGTATAAAGGCTATGGCCGCGGCATGATTTTGGAGCTGCTGGAGCTGGAGAAGCCGACCGTACTGCAGGCGGAAACCGACGAGGAAGCGGCCGATTTCTACCGGAGCAGCCGGTTTACGGTGGAAAGCCTGGGTGAGAGCTATCCCGGCGTGGAGCGGTTCAAGTGCACGTACTTCGTGGACGATGCGGAAGACGAATAG